Within Pseudomonas brassicacearum, the genomic segment AAATCCGGCAGATCCGCGTCGGCAACCCGGCGCAGATCATGCTGATGGGCTTTGATCAGCCTGTATCGGGGCATGTCGAAAGCATCGGTCGCGGCATCGAGAACAGTAACGATTCGCCAGGTCATCTCGGCCTGCCAAATGTGGCGGCGACATTTACCTGGGTGCGTCTCGCGCAGCGGATCCCGGTTCGTATCCATATCGATAGGGTGCCACCGGGCGTTGAGTTGGTCGCAGGCATGACCGCGAGTGTTGAGATCATCCCGCTTTGAGGCGTTGTGCTTTTCAGCCAGCCAGCCAGCCAATCAATCAGGGCAGGGCATGCCCCTCTAAAATCTCGAATCCGTCGTCAATGGGGGCGTAAGCAACAACTTCTCGGGTCTTATCAATGGAAAGGCGCTTGTATCTATTGTCTGATACGCCATGAATCACATGGAACCCGTTCAGCTCTGCATCCACGCAACTTCTAAGTAAAGCTACGACATCCCTCTCGCTGATAAATGCAGCTACATCTCTGTGGCTGTGGGTCTCTCCATGCTGAAACTCGGCTACGTTTGCAATGCGGACTGCAATGGTTGTCATTTGACCATCGTTTGCATACATCGATGCGAGAGCCTCCCCAAATGCTTTGCTGACCCCATAAAGATTTCCTGGCCTGGGCGACATATATTCATGTACCTGGACGTCTTTGGGGTAACCCTCAATGGCCTGGGCACTGCTCGCAAATATGAACCGCCTGCAACCTTGTGCCTTCGCGGCGAACAGCATGTTGTAGGTGCCAACAATATTTACAGGCAGGAGGGAAGTCATGAAGTTAGCGTCTGGACTCGGGTCAGCAGCTAGATGAATCACGGTGTCGATGCCTTCGCAGGCCTCAAGGCAGCTTGACTGATCCCTGACATCAAGAGAGAAACTTTGTGCGGATTTCGGAAATTTCTGTACATCTATATCAGCAAGACGCAAATCCAATCTATCGGCTTGCGCTGTCCAAAAAGCAGTGCCAATCCTACCCGCCGCTCCTGTGACTAAAATTTTTCGCGCGCTCATGTGTCTGCGTCCTTACCGTTAAGCTGCATTGAGCATTTGAGATCAGCAGTGCCTGATACATGTCGCACCGATCTAGGTGAGCGGTGGGGGCGGCCGATAGTATTTCAGAAACTTCGGCCCGCGCCGACTCAGATGGTGTCGGCTACAGTTCCTTGTAGCCTTAGGAATGTATCACGACCGCCACGGA encodes:
- a CDS encoding NAD-dependent epimerase/dehydratase family protein codes for the protein MSARKILVTGAAGRIGTAFWTAQADRLDLRLADIDVQKFPKSAQSFSLDVRDQSSCLEACEGIDTVIHLAADPSPDANFMTSLLPVNIVGTYNMLFAAKAQGCRRFIFASSAQAIEGYPKDVQVHEYMSPRPGNLYGVSKAFGEALASMYANDGQMTTIAVRIANVAEFQHGETHSHRDVAAFISERDVVALLRSCVDAELNGFHVIHGVSDNRYKRLSIDKTREVVAYAPIDDGFEILEGHALP